A region of Fibrobacter succinogenes subsp. succinogenes S85 DNA encodes the following proteins:
- the ispF gene encoding 2-C-methyl-D-erythritol 2,4-cyclodiphosphate synthase, with protein sequence MDKIYRSGIGFDVHKLVEGRKCIIGGVDIPYEKGLLGHSDADVLLHAISDALLGAAGLGDIGTYFPDTDPAFKGADSLELLRKVGEEVKKAGYEIINIDSIVMCERPKVNPHKEQMKANIARVLGLDVKQIGIKGTTTEKLGFTGRGEGIASQAVAMVRSI encoded by the coding sequence ATGGATAAAATTTATCGTTCTGGTATTGGTTTTGACGTTCACAAGTTGGTGGAAGGCCGCAAGTGCATTATCGGCGGCGTGGACATCCCGTACGAAAAGGGCTTGCTCGGCCACAGCGATGCTGACGTGCTTTTGCATGCCATTAGCGATGCTTTGCTTGGTGCTGCAGGCCTCGGCGATATCGGCACGTACTTCCCGGATACGGACCCGGCATTCAAGGGTGCCGATAGCTTGGAACTTTTGCGCAAGGTCGGCGAAGAAGTCAAGAAGGCGGGCTACGAAATCATCAATATCGATAGTATCGTGATGTGCGAACGCCCGAAGGTGAACCCGCACAAGGAACAAATGAAGGCAAACATTGCCCGCGTGCTCGGCCTTGATGTGAAGCAGATTGGCATCAAAGGCACGACGACCGAAAAGCTCGGCTTCACGGGCCGCGGCGAAGGTATCGCAAGCCAGGCCGTTGCGATGGTGCGCTCTATATAA
- a CDS encoding Na/Pi cotransporter family protein, producing MTLMILKMIGCLALLMFGMKTMSEGLQKLTGGHLRTVLGTMTKHRLGGLLTGTAVTAAVQSSTATTVMTVSFVNAGLLTLRQAIPVIMGANIGTTATAWLMSIFGFQFNMSSVVWPFFALGIVLTYVRKNSVKSFGEFVFGFSFMFLGLTTLRENAVAMDLSHNQTIIDFFASTGGYGIWSTLLFLLLGGILTMCVQSSAAIMAITLILCSSGVLPIYQGIALVMGENIGTTVTSNLAALSASTQARRAALAHMLFNVFGVVWVLILFHPFVNMVCHFVGFDPNFVPQTQEEIAHASVRVTYALSGFHTAFNLCNVLLLIWFIKPMENLICKIIKEKDDGEDFRIKFISGGLMSTAELSLFEARKEINVFAERTLKMFRFLPDLLKMKNEEDFVKLFARIEKYEGISDRFEIEIGEYLNKVSGGRLSIESKTMLQCMQKEISEIESIGDACYNMARAINRKFHLEEDFTEEQYSRIENMMKLCDQALVQMVDVIEDKPHTKASNTMTLEFEINDYRKMLKDLNIEDINAQRYSYQIGVHYMDVVNDCEKLGDYVVNVVEAHVNHRLLGK from the coding sequence ATGACTCTTATGATTCTCAAGATGATCGGTTGCCTTGCTCTCCTCATGTTTGGCATGAAGACGATGAGTGAAGGCTTGCAAAAGCTTACTGGTGGACATCTCCGTACTGTTCTTGGAACTATGACCAAGCATAGGCTTGGTGGACTTCTTACGGGTACTGCCGTTACTGCTGCTGTGCAGTCTTCGACTGCGACTACCGTCATGACTGTTAGTTTTGTGAACGCTGGCTTGCTTACTCTTAGGCAGGCCATTCCTGTTATTATGGGCGCAAATATCGGTACGACGGCAACGGCTTGGCTCATGTCAATCTTCGGATTCCAGTTCAACATGAGTAGCGTGGTGTGGCCGTTCTTTGCGCTTGGCATTGTGCTTACCTACGTCCGTAAGAATAGCGTCAAGAGCTTTGGCGAATTTGTGTTCGGATTCTCGTTTATGTTCCTCGGGCTCACGACGCTCCGTGAAAACGCGGTGGCGATGGACCTTTCGCATAACCAGACGATTATTGATTTCTTTGCCTCGACGGGCGGCTACGGCATCTGGAGCACGCTTTTGTTCTTGCTCTTGGGCGGTATCCTTACGATGTGCGTGCAGTCTTCGGCGGCCATCATGGCGATTACGCTTATCCTCTGCTCTAGTGGCGTGCTCCCGATTTACCAGGGCATTGCGCTTGTGATGGGCGAAAACATCGGTACGACGGTGACCTCGAACCTGGCGGCGTTATCGGCAAGTACGCAGGCTAGGCGCGCGGCTTTGGCGCACATGCTCTTCAACGTGTTCGGTGTGGTGTGGGTGCTGATTTTGTTCCACCCGTTTGTGAACATGGTTTGCCATTTTGTTGGCTTTGACCCTAATTTTGTGCCGCAAACTCAAGAAGAAATCGCCCATGCAAGTGTGCGTGTGACGTATGCACTTTCTGGATTCCACACGGCATTTAACCTGTGCAATGTGCTCTTGTTGATTTGGTTCATTAAGCCGATGGAAAATCTCATTTGCAAGATCATCAAGGAAAAGGACGACGGCGAAGATTTCCGTATCAAGTTTATCAGCGGTGGCCTCATGAGTACGGCAGAACTTTCGCTCTTTGAAGCCCGCAAGGAAATTAACGTTTTTGCAGAACGCACTCTCAAGATGTTCCGCTTCTTGCCGGACCTCCTCAAGATGAAAAATGAAGAGGACTTTGTAAAGCTGTTCGCCCGCATCGAAAAGTACGAAGGTATCAGCGACAGATTTGAAATTGAAATTGGTGAATACTTGAACAAGGTCAGCGGCGGTCGCTTGAGTATCGAAAGTAAGACGATGTTGCAGTGCATGCAGAAGGAAATTTCTGAAATCGAAAGTATCGGCGATGCTTGCTACAACATGGCTCGCGCCATCAACCGCAAGTTCCATCTTGAGGAAGATTTTACCGAGGAACAGTACAGCCGCATAGAAAACATGATGAAACTTTGCGACCAGGCGCTAGTGCAGATGGTGGATGTTATCGAGGACAAGCCGCATACGAAGGCTTCGAATACGATGACGCTTGAATTTGAAATCAACGATTACCGCAAGATGCTCAAGGACTTGAATATCGAAGATATCAATGCGCAGCGCTACAGCTACCAGATAGGCGTGCATTACATGGATGTGGTGAACGACTGCGAAAAGCTGGGGGACTACGTGGTGAATGTCGTCGAAGCGCATGTGAACCACAGATTGCTCGGAAAGTAA